The following proteins are encoded in a genomic region of Micrococcaceae bacterium Sec5.8:
- a CDS encoding MarR family winged helix-turn-helix transcriptional regulator produces the protein MSNPADGPGIPGGTDESTDAALTAVEHQLSLLWRRARSISHHLSRQVHPDMEPAAYGLLSVIRHQGAMRLTDLASSIGVGKPSVSRQVAFLERLGLVSKEADPLDGRAQMIRLTPTGEERMHEVQDARREVFRDRLGEWPTSELRNLSSSLAKLNATYEHDGFPRDEPR, from the coding sequence ATGAGCAACCCCGCCGATGGCCCTGGGATCCCCGGCGGCACTGACGAGTCCACCGACGCGGCGCTGACCGCCGTCGAACACCAGCTGAGCCTGCTGTGGCGCCGTGCGCGTTCGATCTCCCATCATCTCTCCCGCCAGGTACACCCGGACATGGAACCGGCCGCGTACGGCCTGCTCTCCGTCATCCGCCACCAGGGCGCCATGCGCCTGACGGATCTGGCGTCCAGCATCGGCGTCGGGAAACCGTCGGTGAGCCGGCAGGTCGCCTTTCTCGAACGCCTGGGCCTGGTTTCCAAGGAGGCTGATCCGCTCGACGGCCGGGCTCAGATGATCCGCTTGACGCCCACGGGTGAGGAGAGGATGCACGAGGTGCAGGACGCGCGGCGCGAAGTGTTCCGCGATCGCCTGGGCGAATGGCCGACGTCGGAGCTGCGGAACCTCTCCAGCTCGCTCGCTAAACTCAACGCCACCTACGAGCACGACGGATTCCCCCGGGACGAACCCCGCTAG
- the dapA gene encoding 4-hydroxy-tetrahydrodipicolinate synthase gives MADSPSRSFTFGSLVTAMVTPFTSDGEVDYQQNAELANKLVDDGHDALVISGTTGETSTLEDDEKEKLFRVVVEAVGDRAKVIAGTGTNHTSHSIEMAKRAAKAGAHGQLIVTPYYNKPSQAGIRAHIEAVADAADLPVMVYDIPGRSCVPILPETMIRLADHRNIVALKDAKADFAAITRVLANTDLDVYSGDDGLTLPWMAAGAAGLVSVTAHVATKQFRAMIDAALAGDFATARTIHFELDPVVRAVMTHIQGAVAAKQVLKWQGVLPNSVVRLPLVEPDDAETETIREDLAEAGMVFS, from the coding sequence ATGGCTGACTCTCCCTCCCGCTCTTTTACGTTCGGATCCCTCGTGACCGCCATGGTCACGCCCTTTACGTCCGATGGTGAGGTCGACTACCAGCAGAACGCCGAGCTGGCCAACAAGCTCGTCGACGACGGCCATGACGCCCTTGTCATCTCCGGGACCACAGGGGAGACCTCCACGCTGGAAGACGACGAGAAGGAAAAGCTCTTCAGGGTGGTCGTCGAAGCCGTGGGGGACCGGGCCAAGGTCATTGCCGGTACCGGCACCAACCACACCTCCCACTCCATTGAGATGGCCAAACGCGCCGCCAAGGCCGGAGCCCATGGGCAGCTGATCGTCACCCCGTATTACAACAAGCCCAGCCAAGCCGGTATCCGGGCCCACATTGAAGCTGTCGCCGACGCCGCCGACCTCCCCGTCATGGTGTACGACATCCCGGGCCGGTCCTGCGTGCCGATCCTGCCCGAGACCATGATCCGGCTCGCGGACCACCGGAACATCGTTGCGCTCAAGGACGCGAAGGCAGACTTTGCCGCCATTACCCGCGTCCTCGCCAACACCGACCTGGATGTTTATTCCGGCGATGACGGACTGACGCTCCCGTGGATGGCTGCGGGCGCGGCCGGTCTTGTCAGCGTCACCGCGCATGTCGCGACGAAGCAGTTCCGCGCCATGATTGACGCCGCACTCGCGGGCGATTTCGCCACCGCCCGCACCATACATTTCGAACTGGACCCCGTGGTCCGTGCAGTGATGACCCATATCCAGGGTGCTGTTGCTGCGAAGCAAGTTCTTAAGTGGCAGGGAGTCCTGCCCAACTCGGTTGTCCGTTTGCCCCTCGTGGAGCCGGACGACGCCGAGACCGAAACCATCCGCGAGGACTTGGCGGAAGCCGGCATGGTCTTTTCCTGA
- a CDS encoding CinA family protein, with the protein MTSIHRSGERPPVTTAHHATNLHHLAEEAVTGAIGRGVTVATAESLTAGMLAAVLADTPGASGMLQGGVVSYQNSVKADVLGVSRELLDTVGAVDARVAEAMAEGARRICGADIGISTTGVAGPEPHAGKDVGSVYIGVATADGSTAYSYSFTGSRPEIRGQACAAALERLLEALAPKATGA; encoded by the coding sequence ATGACCAGTATCCACCGCTCCGGCGAGCGGCCTCCTGTGACCACTGCGCACCATGCGACAAACCTGCACCACCTGGCCGAAGAAGCAGTCACCGGGGCCATCGGCCGTGGCGTCACGGTCGCCACGGCCGAATCCCTGACCGCCGGCATGCTCGCCGCCGTGCTGGCGGACACGCCCGGCGCATCCGGAATGCTCCAGGGCGGTGTCGTGTCCTATCAGAACAGTGTCAAGGCCGACGTGCTGGGCGTTTCCCGGGAACTGCTGGACACCGTCGGAGCCGTCGATGCACGGGTTGCTGAGGCCATGGCTGAGGGAGCCCGCAGGATTTGCGGTGCCGACATTGGGATCTCCACCACGGGCGTCGCCGGACCCGAGCCGCACGCCGGCAAGGACGTCGGCTCCGTGTACATCGGCGTCGCCACCGCGGACGGCTCGACGGCGTACAGCTACAGCTTTACGGGCAGCCGGCCGGAAATCCGCGGACAGGCGTGTGCCGCGGCGCTGGAACGCCTGCTCGAAGCTCTGGCCCCGAAGGCTACCGGAGCGTAA
- the dapB gene encoding 4-hydroxy-tetrahydrodipicolinate reductase — protein sequence MIEQLAVAVLGANGRMGAEAVQAIEAAADLNLVAALGRNDSLETLVDAGARVVVDLTVPESTDANVTFAVEHGMHAVVGTTGWDQQRLARLEELLTGRPGVGVLIAPNFALGSVLASAFAAKASRYFESAEIIELHHPEKVDAPSGTAVRTAQLISAERAAAGLPPSPDATRGGRPGARGCDVDGVRVHSVRLRGLVAHQEVLLGGPGEQLTFRHDSFDRASFMPGVLLGVRNVAANPGLTVGLDGYLDLGL from the coding sequence ATGATCGAACAACTCGCAGTCGCCGTGCTGGGCGCCAACGGGCGGATGGGCGCCGAGGCCGTGCAGGCCATCGAGGCGGCCGCAGACCTCAACCTTGTCGCTGCTCTGGGCCGGAACGACTCCCTGGAAACCCTCGTCGACGCCGGTGCGCGGGTGGTGGTGGACCTGACGGTCCCGGAAAGCACCGACGCGAATGTCACCTTCGCCGTCGAGCACGGCATGCACGCCGTGGTGGGGACGACGGGCTGGGATCAGCAACGGCTGGCCCGGCTCGAGGAGCTCCTCACCGGCCGGCCCGGCGTGGGTGTGCTGATTGCGCCGAACTTCGCGCTCGGCTCGGTGCTCGCCTCGGCGTTCGCTGCCAAAGCCTCCCGCTACTTCGAATCGGCGGAAATCATCGAACTGCACCACCCGGAGAAGGTGGACGCTCCGTCCGGAACCGCAGTGCGCACCGCGCAGCTGATCTCCGCCGAACGCGCAGCCGCCGGCCTTCCGCCCAGCCCCGATGCCACCAGGGGCGGGCGCCCTGGCGCGCGCGGCTGCGACGTCGACGGCGTCCGCGTCCACAGCGTCCGTCTCCGCGGTCTCGTGGCGCACCAGGAAGTTCTGCTGGGCGGTCCGGGCGAGCAGCTGACCTTCCGGCATGACTCCTTTGACCGGGCATCGTTCATGCCCGGGGTGCTGCTGGGTGTCCGCAACGTGGCTGCGAACCCCGGCCTCACCGTAGGCCTGGACGGCTACCTGGACCTGGGACTCTGA
- a CDS encoding heparan-alpha-glucosaminide N-acetyltransferase domain-containing protein has protein sequence MTPRDTASFPRPARPARSRSGPGGGSGKSGGNGGRSPGRRSGTRLSGIDAARGLALLGMMATHVLPTFESDPQLTPTWVGLVFSGRASALFAVLAGIGLALSTGKQEPFQGPQLWAARRGVALRALVVAAVGLSIGGLEVNIAIILVHYAVLFLCILPFLGLDARHLLVLAAGWVLVTPALAFLLRPWLLTATPALQLGHNPQWEDLSTPAVLLGDLFLTGYYPVFQWIAYLLIGLAIGRLALTTAAVPALLLAAGTAVAVLARWFSLVMMEDWGGRAALQASLLKPSYPLESLLQVNLAGVDQTGSPWWLASSAPHSGTTLDLLHTSGVAAAVVGTCLLLGRLVERIRVDLLLPLRGAGAMTLSLYTAHLCVMASLYGQPLPSGWTLEGVYWAQALALLAIGGIVAALGWRGPLEWVAHAANQLGRYQPARVR, from the coding sequence ATGACTCCCCGCGACACGGCATCGTTCCCCCGGCCGGCCCGGCCGGCCCGGAGCAGGAGCGGCCCCGGGGGCGGGTCCGGAAAATCCGGGGGAAACGGCGGCCGCAGCCCAGGCCGCAGATCCGGAACCCGGCTGTCAGGCATCGACGCCGCCCGCGGATTGGCCCTCCTGGGCATGATGGCCACTCATGTGCTTCCCACTTTCGAATCCGACCCGCAACTGACCCCCACGTGGGTGGGCCTGGTATTTTCCGGACGGGCCTCCGCTCTGTTCGCCGTGCTCGCAGGAATTGGGCTGGCGTTATCCACCGGTAAACAGGAGCCGTTCCAGGGCCCGCAGCTGTGGGCGGCGCGCCGCGGAGTCGCGCTCCGGGCGCTCGTGGTCGCCGCCGTGGGGCTTTCCATTGGCGGGCTTGAGGTGAACATCGCCATCATCCTGGTCCATTACGCCGTGTTGTTCCTGTGCATCCTGCCGTTTCTCGGGCTGGACGCCCGGCACCTGCTGGTCCTCGCCGCGGGCTGGGTCCTTGTCACTCCGGCGCTCGCTTTTCTTCTGCGGCCATGGCTCCTCACCGCCACGCCGGCCCTGCAACTGGGCCACAACCCGCAATGGGAGGATCTGTCCACCCCCGCCGTGCTGCTCGGGGACCTCTTCCTGACCGGCTACTATCCCGTGTTCCAGTGGATCGCCTACCTGCTGATCGGGCTCGCAATTGGCCGGCTGGCCCTGACGACGGCGGCAGTCCCGGCGCTGCTGCTGGCAGCGGGAACCGCCGTGGCGGTCCTGGCCAGGTGGTTCAGCCTGGTGATGATGGAGGATTGGGGCGGCCGGGCGGCGCTCCAGGCGTCCCTGCTGAAGCCCTCGTATCCGCTGGAAAGCCTGCTGCAAGTGAACCTGGCCGGCGTGGATCAAACCGGCTCCCCCTGGTGGCTCGCCTCAAGTGCGCCGCACTCCGGTACCACCCTTGACTTGCTGCACACCTCCGGAGTGGCTGCCGCCGTCGTCGGAACGTGCCTGCTGCTGGGCCGGCTGGTGGAGCGGATCCGGGTGGACCTGCTGCTTCCGTTGCGGGGCGCCGGTGCCATGACCCTGAGCCTCTACACGGCCCACCTGTGCGTGATGGCCTCCCTCTACGGCCAGCCCTTGCCGTCCGGGTGGACACTTGAGGGCGTGTACTGGGCGCAGGCCCTGGCGCTGTTGGCCATCGGCGGCATCGTCGCAGCCCTGGGCTGGCGCGGACCGCTGGAGTGGGTGGCGCACGCCGCGAACCAACTCGGCCGCTATCAGCCTGCCCGCGTCCGCTGA
- a CDS encoding helix-turn-helix transcriptional regulator yields the protein MVKQPVSVNGVVRWKDVGLADQAKSEQKERKMVVLRHEIGDVLRDVRQRQGRTLREVSHSARVSLGYLSEVERGQKEASSELLSSICSALEVPLSSMLREVSDRVAVAEGVAVPDTVPQEFAARYGRDLDRELSSDLNDELATGLLSGAR from the coding sequence ATGGTAAAGCAGCCCGTATCCGTTAACGGCGTTGTCCGCTGGAAGGATGTGGGCCTCGCCGATCAGGCTAAGAGCGAACAGAAGGAGCGCAAGATGGTTGTACTTCGTCACGAAATTGGTGATGTACTTCGCGATGTCCGCCAACGCCAAGGCCGTACCCTCCGCGAAGTCTCGCACAGTGCCCGCGTTTCCCTGGGCTACCTGAGTGAAGTGGAACGCGGCCAGAAGGAAGCCTCCTCTGAGCTTCTCTCCTCGATCTGCTCGGCCCTTGAGGTTCCGCTCTCCAGCATGCTCCGCGAAGTCAGCGACCGCGTCGCCGTCGCCGAGGGAGTCGCAGTGCCGGACACCGTTCCCCAGGAGTTCGCGGCGCGTTACGGCCGTGACCTGGACCGCGAGCTCAGCTCCGACCTCAACGACGAGTTGGCCACGGGCCTCCTCTCCGGGGCCCGCTAG
- a CDS encoding DUF3046 domain-containing protein: MRISDFWRLMDDEFGAGYSRVLSSSLVLAGVGSRTADQALSAGVAPRQVWLALCEVQDVPPERRLGRDVKPR, encoded by the coding sequence GTGCGAATCAGTGACTTTTGGCGCCTTATGGACGATGAATTCGGAGCCGGGTACTCCCGGGTTCTCAGCAGCTCCCTGGTCCTGGCGGGCGTCGGCAGCCGGACCGCGGACCAGGCCCTAAGCGCCGGTGTGGCGCCCCGGCAGGTCTGGCTCGCCCTGTGCGAGGTCCAGGATGTGCCGCCGGAGCGCCGGCTGGGCCGGGACGTCAAACCGCGCTGA
- a CDS encoding ribonuclease J: protein MTQTALPGLVTPPKLLKDTLRIVPLGGLGEIGRNMTVFEIDGKLLIVDCGVLFPEETQPGVDLILPDFSYIKNRVDDIVAVVLTHGHEDHIGAVPYLLRLRADIPVVGSRLTLALIEAKLLEHRIKPVTQTVTEGQVQKFGPFECEFVAVNHSIPDALAVFLRTSGGTVLHTGDFKMDQLPLDGRITDLRHFAKLGEEGVDLFMSDSTNADVPGFTTAEKEIGPTLDRLFGQASKRLIVASFSSHVHRVQQVLDAAANHNRKVAFVGRSMVRNMAIAEKLGYLDVPPGLLVDIKNIDNLPDNRVVLMSTGSQGEPMAALSRMANGDHRVVVGQGDTVILASSLIPGNENAVYRIINGLLKLGADVIHKGTAKVHVSGHAAAGELLYCYNILEPLNAMPVHGETRHLIANGKIALDSGVPEESILLADNGTVIDLRDHQADIVGQVEVGFVYVDGSSVGEVTESDLKDRQTLGDEGFISIITVIHRATGKVVSGPEIHARGVAEDDSVFDEIIPKINAALEEAVLNRTDHTTHQLQQVVRRVVGTWVNRKLRRKPLIIPVVLEA, encoded by the coding sequence ATGACCCAAACTGCCCTTCCCGGCCTCGTCACGCCGCCGAAACTGCTCAAGGACACCCTGCGGATTGTTCCGCTCGGTGGACTGGGGGAGATCGGCCGCAACATGACCGTTTTCGAGATCGACGGCAAGCTGCTGATCGTCGACTGCGGTGTCCTCTTCCCGGAGGAAACCCAGCCCGGCGTCGACTTGATCCTGCCCGATTTCTCGTACATCAAGAACCGCGTCGACGACATCGTGGCCGTCGTTCTGACCCACGGCCACGAGGACCACATCGGGGCCGTTCCCTACCTGCTGCGCCTGCGCGCGGACATTCCCGTGGTGGGTTCCCGGCTGACGCTGGCTCTCATTGAGGCGAAACTGCTGGAGCACCGGATCAAGCCGGTCACCCAGACCGTCACCGAAGGCCAGGTGCAGAAGTTCGGTCCGTTCGAATGCGAATTCGTGGCCGTCAACCACTCGATCCCCGACGCTCTTGCCGTGTTCCTGCGCACCTCCGGCGGCACCGTGCTGCACACCGGTGACTTCAAGATGGATCAGCTGCCGCTGGACGGCCGCATCACCGACCTCCGCCACTTCGCGAAGCTGGGCGAGGAAGGCGTGGACCTGTTCATGTCGGACTCCACGAACGCCGACGTCCCCGGGTTCACCACGGCGGAAAAGGAAATCGGTCCCACCCTGGACCGGCTCTTCGGCCAGGCCTCCAAGCGCCTGATCGTCGCCTCCTTCTCCTCCCACGTGCACCGCGTCCAGCAGGTCCTCGATGCCGCCGCAAACCACAACCGCAAGGTCGCGTTCGTCGGCCGGTCGATGGTCCGCAACATGGCGATCGCCGAGAAGCTCGGCTACCTCGACGTCCCGCCGGGCCTCCTGGTCGACATCAAGAACATCGACAACCTGCCGGACAACCGCGTGGTCTTGATGTCCACCGGCTCGCAGGGTGAGCCGATGGCAGCCCTGTCCCGGATGGCCAACGGTGACCACCGCGTGGTCGTCGGCCAGGGCGACACTGTCATTCTCGCCTCCAGCCTGATCCCGGGCAACGAGAACGCCGTGTACCGCATCATCAACGGCCTGCTGAAGCTCGGCGCCGACGTCATCCACAAGGGAACCGCCAAGGTGCACGTCTCCGGCCACGCCGCCGCGGGGGAGCTGCTGTACTGCTACAACATCCTTGAGCCGCTCAACGCGATGCCGGTTCACGGCGAAACCCGCCACCTGATCGCCAATGGCAAGATTGCCCTGGACTCCGGTGTCCCCGAAGAGAGCATCCTCCTGGCGGACAACGGCACGGTCATCGACCTTCGCGACCACCAGGCGGACATCGTCGGCCAGGTGGAAGTCGGCTTCGTCTACGTGGACGGCTCCAGTGTCGGCGAGGTCACCGAATCCGACCTCAAGGACCGGCAGACGCTCGGTGATGAAGGTTTCATCTCCATCATCACGGTGATCCACCGCGCCACCGGCAAGGTGGTCTCCGGTCCGGAGATCCACGCCCGCGGCGTGGCTGAGGACGATTCGGTCTTCGACGAGATCATCCCCAAGATCAACGCCGCCCTGGAAGAAGCCGTGCTGAACCGCACGGACCACACCACGCACCAGCTCCAGCAGGTCGTCCGCCGTGTGGTGGGCACCTGGGTCAACCGCAAGCTCCGCCGCAAGCCCTTGATCATCCCGGTGGTCCTGGAGGCGTAG
- the pgsA gene encoding CDP-diacylglycerol--glycerol-3-phosphate 3-phosphatidyltransferase, whose translation MTSAEANRPGSPPRIWNLPNVLTMLRIVMVPFFVWFLILDAPGLAAQNGLWRWVAAATFAVAIYTDKLDGDIARSRGLITDFGKIADPIADKLLIGSALVMLSVLQELPWWVTILILVREWGVTALRFIVIRYGVMPASRGGKLKTVIQTLAIFLYVLPLAPVAPWLGGVAFAVMMAALAITVWTGGEYVVEALKLRASGIRTRQQNTQEGRP comes from the coding sequence GTGACTAGCGCCGAAGCAAACAGACCCGGATCCCCGCCTCGGATCTGGAACCTGCCAAACGTCCTGACGATGCTGCGAATCGTCATGGTGCCGTTCTTCGTCTGGTTCCTCATCCTTGATGCGCCCGGACTGGCGGCCCAGAACGGGCTGTGGCGTTGGGTTGCCGCGGCGACCTTCGCCGTTGCAATCTACACGGACAAACTCGACGGCGACATCGCCCGCAGCCGCGGACTCATCACCGACTTCGGCAAAATCGCTGACCCCATCGCGGACAAGCTCCTGATTGGGTCGGCCCTGGTGATGCTTTCGGTGCTGCAGGAGCTGCCCTGGTGGGTGACGATCCTGATCCTGGTCCGCGAATGGGGTGTCACCGCGCTGCGCTTCATCGTGATCCGCTACGGTGTGATGCCCGCGTCCCGCGGGGGCAAACTCAAAACCGTCATCCAGACCCTCGCGATCTTCCTCTACGTCCTTCCGCTTGCCCCGGTCGCGCCGTGGCTGGGAGGGGTGGCCTTTGCCGTCATGATGGCGGCCCTGGCGATCACCGTCTGGACCGGCGGCGAATACGTTGTAGAAGCCCTCAAACTGCGGGCCAGCGGCATCCGGACCCGGCAACAAAACACCCAGGAAGGCAGGCCATGA
- a CDS encoding DNA translocase FtsK, with translation MATRTSSAPRGNPSGKSGSSLVRGSGPAASKTSKAPGTAGTARTRQLAVVEPQQPWLVRAAAGAWLGVAHVVGAGVRRIGYDVSDLAPGDRRDGAALFNLALGVFVATFAWWGFQGWFPDMVYGIVNGTFGWMSLLLPLMLFVCAFRLFRQPVDGRGNNRIGIGFLIMTFAGSGLAHVIGGEPSVAEGFDGLRRAGGMLGYLAAAPLAALHAAVPLAVYGLLAFTSLLIVTATPFGAIPSRLRDAYEHLMGIDLQDQDAGSDSGAHDRSYLYENDSPAPAKKKRRRLFGKEQEEDAGLEGYVGDEAFERALIADEEAEAARAGKAGKDAPPLKPGVRRPTQAEIAVEKIKAAQGLGSAGGSAGENATEAIPLVTPAMVAAGSLNPAAPAPVPAAVAAASKVPSNPVTPAPAPTPIPQRTEQLSLAGDVTYTLPASDVLTPGSIPKERTEANDAIVASLTETLNQFNVEAQVTGFSRGPTVTRYEIELSPGTKVERVTALSKNISYAVASSDVRILSPIPGRSAIGIEIPNTDRETVSLGDVLRSQNARRTEHPMVIGVGKDVEGGYVVANLAKMPHLLVAGATGAGKSAFVNAMITSILMRATPDEVRMVMVDPKRVELTAYEGVPHLITPIITNPKKAAEALQWVVREMDARYDDLANYGFKHIDDFNKAVRAGKVHAPEGSKRVIRPYPYLLVIVDELADLMMVAPRDVEDSIVRITQLARAAGIHLVLATQRPSVDVVTGLIKANVPSRMAFATSSVTDSRVVLDQPGAEKLIGQGDALFLPMGASKAMRVQGAWVTESEIHKVVEHVKGQLKAVYRDDVAPEAPKKQIDDDIGDDLEVLLQATELVVTTQFGSTSMLQRKLRVGFAKAGRLMDLLESRGVVGPSEGSKARDVLVKPDDLATVLAAMKGMEVPATGDSHTAALSENANANVAQGGYAEDLVASDLDRRSQNKEYYDGSDANSGGGPDDDDNGAEDAWSLTGR, from the coding sequence ATGGCGACACGTACTTCCTCCGCGCCTAGGGGAAACCCCAGCGGTAAATCAGGCAGCTCTTTGGTCCGGGGCTCCGGCCCCGCTGCGTCCAAAACCAGCAAGGCCCCGGGAACGGCGGGCACAGCGCGTACCCGCCAGCTGGCCGTCGTCGAACCCCAACAGCCCTGGCTGGTCCGGGCTGCCGCGGGAGCCTGGCTGGGCGTCGCACACGTCGTCGGAGCGGGTGTACGCCGGATCGGTTACGACGTGAGCGATCTCGCCCCCGGGGACCGCCGCGACGGCGCAGCCCTCTTTAACCTGGCACTCGGAGTCTTCGTCGCCACCTTCGCCTGGTGGGGGTTCCAGGGCTGGTTCCCGGACATGGTCTACGGAATCGTCAACGGAACCTTTGGCTGGATGTCGCTGCTCCTGCCGCTCATGCTGTTCGTCTGCGCCTTCCGGCTGTTCCGCCAGCCCGTGGACGGGCGCGGGAACAACCGGATCGGTATCGGCTTCCTGATCATGACGTTTGCCGGGTCGGGCCTGGCCCACGTCATCGGCGGGGAACCGAGCGTTGCCGAGGGATTCGACGGGCTGCGCCGCGCCGGCGGTATGCTCGGCTACCTCGCCGCGGCGCCGCTGGCGGCGCTGCACGCCGCCGTCCCGCTGGCCGTCTACGGCCTGCTTGCTTTCACGTCACTGCTGATCGTCACGGCGACGCCGTTCGGTGCCATCCCTTCCCGGTTGCGGGACGCTTACGAACACCTCATGGGCATCGACCTGCAGGATCAGGATGCCGGCTCCGACTCCGGCGCCCATGACCGCAGCTACCTCTACGAGAACGATTCCCCGGCTCCCGCGAAGAAGAAGCGCCGCCGCCTCTTCGGCAAAGAGCAGGAGGAGGACGCCGGACTCGAAGGCTACGTCGGCGACGAGGCCTTCGAACGGGCGCTCATCGCGGATGAGGAAGCCGAGGCCGCCCGGGCGGGCAAGGCCGGCAAGGACGCCCCGCCCCTCAAGCCCGGCGTGCGCCGGCCCACGCAGGCGGAGATCGCCGTCGAGAAGATCAAGGCGGCCCAGGGGCTGGGGAGTGCCGGCGGTTCGGCGGGGGAGAACGCCACCGAAGCCATTCCGCTCGTCACCCCGGCAATGGTGGCCGCAGGGTCACTGAACCCGGCCGCGCCGGCACCGGTGCCGGCCGCGGTGGCTGCCGCGTCCAAGGTGCCATCCAACCCCGTCACGCCCGCCCCGGCGCCCACTCCCATCCCGCAAAGGACCGAGCAGCTGTCCCTGGCCGGCGACGTGACGTACACACTGCCGGCGTCGGACGTCCTGACCCCGGGTTCCATTCCCAAGGAGCGCACGGAGGCCAACGACGCAATTGTTGCCTCTTTGACCGAAACGCTCAACCAGTTCAACGTCGAGGCCCAGGTCACCGGCTTCAGCCGCGGTCCCACTGTGACCCGCTATGAAATCGAGCTGTCTCCGGGTACCAAGGTGGAGCGCGTTACCGCACTCTCCAAGAACATCTCCTACGCCGTCGCCAGCTCGGATGTGCGTATCCTGAGCCCCATCCCCGGCCGGTCCGCAATCGGTATTGAAATTCCCAACACGGACCGTGAAACGGTGTCCTTGGGGGACGTGCTGCGCAGCCAGAACGCCCGGCGGACTGAACACCCCATGGTGATCGGCGTCGGCAAGGACGTGGAGGGCGGCTACGTCGTGGCGAACCTCGCCAAGATGCCGCACCTGCTCGTCGCGGGCGCCACGGGCGCCGGCAAGTCGGCATTCGTGAACGCCATGATCACCTCCATCCTGATGCGTGCCACCCCCGACGAGGTCCGGATGGTCATGGTGGACCCCAAGCGCGTGGAACTCACCGCCTACGAGGGCGTCCCGCACCTGATTACCCCGATCATCACCAACCCGAAGAAGGCCGCAGAGGCCCTGCAGTGGGTAGTCCGCGAGATGGACGCCCGCTACGACGACCTCGCCAACTACGGCTTCAAGCACATCGACGACTTCAACAAGGCGGTGCGGGCCGGCAAGGTCCACGCGCCGGAGGGTTCCAAGCGGGTCATCCGGCCGTACCCGTACCTGCTGGTGATCGTGGACGAACTCGCTGACCTGATGATGGTCGCCCCGCGCGACGTCGAGGACTCGATTGTCCGGATCACCCAACTGGCCCGCGCCGCCGGCATCCACCTCGTGCTCGCCACCCAGCGGCCCTCGGTCGACGTCGTCACCGGCCTGATCAAGGCCAACGTGCCCTCGAGGATGGCGTTCGCCACGTCCTCGGTCACGGATTCCCGCGTGGTCCTAGACCAGCCGGGCGCCGAGAAGCTGATTGGCCAGGGCGACGCCTTGTTCCTGCCCATGGGCGCATCCAAGGCTATGCGCGTCCAGGGTGCCTGGGTGACCGAATCGGAAATCCATAAAGTGGTGGAGCACGTCAAGGGCCAGCTCAAGGCCGTGTACCGCGACGACGTCGCCCCCGAGGCTCCGAAGAAGCAGATCGATGACGACATCGGCGATGATCTTGAGGTACTGCTGCAGGCCACCGAACTTGTTGTGACCACCCAGTTCGGTTCCACCTCAATGCTGCAGCGCAAGCTGCGGGTCGGCTTCGCGAAGGCCGGCAGGCTCATGGACCTGCTTGAATCCCGCGGCGTGGTGGGCCCCTCCGAGGGTTCGAAGGCCCGCGATGTTCTGGTCAAGCCCGATGACCTGGCGACGGTGCTTGCCGCTATGAAGGGCATGGAAGTGCCCGCCACCGGCGATTCCCACACCGCGGCCCTGAGCGAGAACGCCAACGCTAACGTCGCCCAGGGCGGCTACGCCGAGGACCTCGTGGCTTCTGACCTGGACCGCCGAAGCCAGAACAAGGAGTACTACGACGGCTCCGACGCAAACTCCGGAGGCGGCCCTGACGATGACGACAACGGGGCCGAGGACGCCTGGTCGCTCACCGGACGGTAG